One part of the Humulus lupulus chromosome 9, drHumLupu1.1, whole genome shotgun sequence genome encodes these proteins:
- the LOC133800078 gene encoding uncharacterized protein LOC133800078, whose product MNGVSDDAITLSLFPFSLRERSKSCLNSLQANSINTWEELAQKFLAKFFPSSKAARLRGQINNFFQNDGESLYDTWERLKELLRKCPHYGIEKWLMVHNFYNGLCNTTRTIIDAAAEGAFMGKSANEAYALLEEMAMNNCQWPDEWATSNRKVVGIHELDVITALTAQVATLTKQLQKNSISDQAMQMQTVCDRCGGSRQFEQCMAVEVNNVIPMEQVNMMGNFNRQANNPFSTTYNLEWRNHPNFSWRNNQGPRKKIQQPISQAPPQEMSQPPVSLEKTNELQVALLTLTNSQAQFMTKTRPSIRNLEMQVG is encoded by the coding sequence atgaatggggtgagtgacgatGCTATCACATTAAGTTTGTTCCCATTCTCACTAAGGGAAAGATCCAAGAGTTGTTTAAACTCTCTGCAGGCCAACTCTATTAACACTTGGGAGGAGCTAGCACAAAAGTTTCTCGCAAAGTTCTTTCCTTCATCAAAGGCTGCAAGGTTGAGAGGACAAATCAATAACTTCTTCCAGAATGATGGGGAATCATTATATGACACATGGGAGAGGCTTAAAGAATTGTTGAGGAAGTGTCCCCATTACGGCATTGAGAAGTGGTTGATGGTCCACAATTTCTATAATGGGTTGTGCAATACTACACGCACCATCATAGATGCTGCAGCAGAAGGAGCATTCATGGGAAAGAGTGCTAATGAGGCCTATGCATTGTTGGAagaaatggccatgaataactgCCAATGGCCTGATGAATGGGCTACTAGTAACAGAAAAGTAGTTGGGATTCATGAATTAGATGTTATCACAGCACTAACTGCTCAAGTTGCCACCTTAACTAAGCAGTTGCAGAAAAATAGTATTTCAGATCAAGCAATGCAGATGCAGACGGTGTGTGACAGGTGTGGAGGTTCTCGCCAATTTGAGCAGTGTATGGCAGTAGAGGTGAATAATGTTATCCCTATGGAGCAAGTGAATATGATGGGGAATTTTAATAGGCAAGCCAACAACCCTTTCTCTACCACTTACAACCTAGAGTGGAGGAATCACCCTAATTTTTCATGGAGAAATAATCAAGGGCCTCgaaaaaaaattcagcaaccCATTTCTCAAGCTCCACCTCAAGAAATGTCACAACCACCGGTTTCTCTAGAGAAGACAAATGAATTACAAGTTGCACTATTGACTTTGACCAACTCACAAGCTCAGTTTATGACTAAAACTCGGCCATCCATCAGAAATCTTGAAATGCAAGTGGGCTAA